A stretch of the bacterium genome encodes the following:
- a CDS encoding MotA/TolQ/ExbB proton channel family protein: MGQMIIDVEAFLETGGPVLNVIAIVTVVMWTLMLERFYFFYRVFPRVAEKAQEDWQARDDHSSWGAHQIRRLKVSELRMELEDGLAYIRVLVALCPLLGLLGTVTGMIEVFDVMAVAGSGNAKAMAGGVSRATIPTMAGMVAALSGLILSARLEQFAADEGERLADRLEIEHGGSEE, from the coding sequence ATGGGCCAGATGATCATCGACGTAGAGGCGTTCCTGGAGACGGGTGGCCCCGTTCTCAACGTCATCGCCATCGTCACGGTCGTGATGTGGACGCTGATGCTCGAGCGCTTCTACTTCTTCTACCGGGTCTTCCCGCGCGTGGCGGAGAAGGCGCAGGAGGATTGGCAGGCCCGCGACGATCATTCGTCGTGGGGCGCGCACCAGATCCGCCGGCTCAAGGTGTCGGAGCTCCGCATGGAGCTCGAAGACGGCCTGGCCTACATCCGCGTTCTCGTCGCGCTCTGCCCGCTCCTGGGGCTGCTCGGGACCGTGACCGGCATGATCGAGGTCTTCGACGTCATGGCGGTCGCCGGCTCCGGCAACGCCAAGGCGATGGCGGGTGGTGTGTCGCGCGCGACGATCCCCACGATGGCGGGAATGGTCGCGGCACTCTCCGGTCTGATCCTGTCGGCCCGCCTCGAACAGTTCGCGGCGGACGAAGGGGAGCGGCTGGCCGACCGGCTCGAGATCGAGCATGGGGGAAGTGAAGAATGA
- a CDS encoding energy transducer TonB, which translates to MPGIIRFIVPFAIAGVVTFGLFWLMQSLIGVEGELDKSARTKVIDFVRVKRSEEVKKKEREPPKKEEIDDTPPPPDFTMDQTTSMDGGGIGISAGVDTSMSLDTGGGFSMASADGDAVPMVRVPPQYPERALQRGIEGRVLIEFTISKSGSVKDAKVVAFEPSKIFNKAALKAVKQWKYNPKIVNGKPVEQPGVRIAIPFKLGSEAA; encoded by the coding sequence ATGCCCGGTATCATCCGTTTCATCGTCCCCTTCGCGATCGCCGGCGTCGTGACCTTCGGTCTCTTCTGGCTCATGCAGAGCCTGATCGGCGTCGAGGGTGAGCTCGACAAGAGCGCGCGCACGAAGGTGATCGACTTCGTTCGCGTGAAGCGCAGCGAAGAGGTCAAGAAGAAGGAACGCGAGCCTCCGAAGAAGGAGGAAATCGACGACACGCCGCCGCCGCCCGACTTCACGATGGACCAGACCACCAGCATGGATGGTGGCGGGATCGGCATCTCGGCCGGCGTCGACACGAGCATGTCGCTCGACACCGGGGGTGGCTTCTCCATGGCCTCCGCCGACGGTGACGCCGTACCGATGGTGCGCGTGCCGCCGCAGTATCCGGAGCGTGCGCTCCAGCGCGGAATCGAGGGTCGCGTGCTGATCGAGTTCACGATCAGCAAGTCCGGGTCGGTCAAGGACGCGAAGGTGGTCGCGTTCGAGCCGAGCAAGATCTTCAACAAGGCCGCGCTGAAAGCCGTGAAGCAGTGGAAGTACAACCCCAAGATCGTGAACGGCAAGCCGGTCGAGCAGCCCGGCGTCCGGATCGCGATCCCGTTCAAGTTGGGCAGCGAAGCCGCATAG
- a CDS encoding DUF3450 domain-containing protein, with product MMTFKAMASTVLALALGAGVASAQQLDPPIDAQVDANAASAESQRRVEEIATATDSLTADYRLTLKKIESLQIFNRQLTQVIDSQNEELESLQSQIDGVEEVGRAVTPLMLQMIEALDQFVAHDMPFLVQERKDRVAGLRVLMRRSDVAEPERYRRILEAYQIENDYGRTIDAHSGTIDKDGAEVPVDFLRVGRIGLMYKTRDGLEYGVWDQANDVWQTLEPGDYANWINEGIRVAKKQSAPQLIRVPLPQPQQAGGAS from the coding sequence ATGATGACCTTCAAGGCGATGGCGAGCACGGTGCTCGCGCTTGCCCTCGGCGCGGGCGTAGCGTCCGCGCAGCAGCTCGATCCGCCGATCGATGCTCAAGTTGATGCGAACGCGGCGAGCGCCGAATCCCAGAGGCGCGTCGAGGAGATCGCGACGGCGACCGACAGCCTCACGGCGGACTACCGCCTGACGCTCAAGAAGATCGAGTCGCTCCAGATCTTCAACCGCCAGCTGACCCAGGTCATCGATTCCCAGAACGAGGAGCTCGAGAGCCTCCAGTCCCAGATCGACGGGGTCGAGGAAGTCGGCCGCGCGGTCACGCCGCTCATGCTGCAGATGATCGAGGCCCTCGACCAGTTCGTGGCGCACGACATGCCCTTCCTGGTTCAGGAGCGGAAGGATCGCGTCGCCGGCCTCCGCGTGCTCATGCGCCGTTCCGACGTCGCCGAGCCGGAGCGCTACCGCCGCATTCTCGAGGCCTACCAGATCGAGAACGACTACGGCCGAACCATCGACGCCCACTCGGGTACGATCGACAAGGACGGTGCCGAGGTGCCGGTCGACTTCCTGCGCGTGGGACGGATCGGCCTGATGTACAAGACGCGTGACGGCCTGGAATACGGTGTCTGGGACCAGGCGAACGACGTCTGGCAGACGCTCGAGCCCGGCGACTACGCCAACTGGATCAACGAGGGCATTCGCGTGGCGAAGAAGCAGTCGGCGCCGCAGCTGATCCGTGTGCCGCTCCCGCAGCCCCAGCAGGCCGGAGGTGCGAGCTGA
- a CDS encoding DUF6502 family protein has product MARETEESPTSAGRPSGALLDAVERLLAPLVRLLLDHQITFPTLAGLLKRIYVGEAERGYALPDRPQTISRLTLLTGIHRKDVKRLQAEAGEPRPAVPPSVSLGAQLALRWTADPTYRDGDGRPLALPRLATEDGRPTFDGLVQAVTQDIRPRAVLDEWLRLGIARLDAEDRVVLVEEAFVPSEGFEEKAYYLGRNVRDHLAAARHNLTGVGAPFLERSVYYAHLRPESVEELQALAREAGMEALQRVNARALELQAADAGESDASQRMSFGAWFFRAPQDSSGDADGGSDD; this is encoded by the coding sequence ATGGCCCGAGAAACCGAGGAGAGCCCCACGTCCGCCGGCCGTCCCTCCGGCGCGCTCCTCGATGCCGTCGAGCGGCTGCTCGCCCCCCTCGTCCGCCTGCTCCTCGATCACCAGATCACGTTCCCGACCCTCGCCGGCCTGCTGAAACGGATCTACGTGGGTGAGGCCGAGCGCGGCTACGCCCTGCCCGACCGGCCCCAGACGATCAGCCGTCTCACCCTGCTCACCGGCATCCACCGCAAGGACGTGAAGCGACTCCAGGCGGAAGCGGGCGAGCCCCGCCCGGCCGTCCCGCCGAGCGTCTCCCTCGGCGCGCAGCTCGCGCTGCGCTGGACCGCGGATCCCACCTATCGCGATGGAGACGGACGCCCCCTCGCCCTGCCGCGACTCGCGACCGAGGACGGCCGCCCGACCTTCGACGGTCTCGTGCAGGCGGTCACCCAGGACATCCGCCCTCGCGCGGTGCTCGACGAGTGGCTGCGCCTCGGCATCGCCCGACTCGATGCCGAGGATCGCGTCGTCCTCGTGGAGGAGGCCTTCGTGCCGTCGGAAGGCTTCGAGGAGAAGGCCTACTACCTGGGGCGCAACGTGCGCGACCACCTCGCGGCCGCGCGTCACAACCTCACCGGCGTGGGCGCGCCCTTCCTCGAACGAAGCGTCTACTACGCCCACCTCCGCCCGGAGTCCGTCGAAGAGCTCCAGGCCCTCGCCCGCGAGGCGGGCATGGAGGCGCTGCAACGCGTGAACGCGCGCGCGCTCGAGCTCCAGGCCGCCGACGCGGGCGAGAGCGACGCGAGTCAGCGTATGAGCTTCGGCGCGTGGTTCTTCCGAGCACCGCAGGACTCGTCGGGGGACGCAGACGGAGGCAGCGATGACTGA
- a CDS encoding SDR family oxidoreductase, which produces MSTQDPIEPVQDFLGRRAFVTGAGGGIGEGIAVRLAAAGAAVACVDVDGEAAARVALAIEAAGGKACAIPCDVSDASAVARAMDASVSHLDGLDVLVNNAGIVKIQSFEEMSLADWDRTFGVNLRSLFLTCQAALPHLRASEAGAIVNIASMAALRYTVPHVDYAATKGGVVSFTRDLAFELGAHGIRVNAVAPGPVATGMMASISDEQIDQAGLRFLLGRMGRPADIAEAVAFLASPRASYITGATLPVTGGAELATRPLRPEDE; this is translated from the coding sequence TTGAGCACGCAGGATCCGATCGAACCGGTGCAGGACTTTCTCGGGCGGCGCGCCTTCGTGACGGGCGCCGGCGGCGGGATCGGTGAGGGCATCGCGGTGCGCCTCGCGGCCGCGGGAGCGGCGGTCGCCTGCGTCGATGTCGATGGCGAAGCGGCCGCGAGGGTCGCGTTGGCGATCGAAGCGGCCGGCGGCAAGGCGTGCGCGATCCCCTGCGACGTGTCCGACGCGTCGGCGGTCGCGCGCGCGATGGACGCCTCCGTCTCCCACCTCGACGGCCTCGACGTGCTCGTGAACAACGCGGGGATCGTGAAGATCCAGTCCTTCGAGGAGATGTCCCTCGCCGACTGGGACCGGACGTTCGGTGTGAACCTGCGCTCGCTCTTTCTGACGTGTCAGGCGGCGCTTCCACATCTGCGCGCTTCCGAGGCGGGGGCGATCGTGAACATCGCCTCGATGGCCGCGCTTCGGTACACGGTGCCCCACGTCGACTACGCGGCGACGAAGGGCGGGGTCGTCTCCTTCACCCGCGATCTCGCGTTCGAGCTCGGGGCCCACGGCATCCGGGTGAATGCCGTCGCGCCCGGGCCGGTCGCCACGGGAATGATGGCGTCGATCAGCGACGAGCAGATCGATCAGGCCGGGCTTCGCTTCCTGCTCGGCCGCATGGGCCGCCCCGCGGACATCGCCGAGGCCGTCGCCTTCCTTGCGTCACCGCGCGCGTCCTACATCACGGGCGCGACGCTGCCGGTCACCGGAGGCGCAGAGCTCGCGACGAGGCCGCTCCGGCCCGAAGACGAGTAG
- a CDS encoding GNAT family N-acetyltransferase gives MSRVSRSGRALPEVDLVVPSLRHEEAFLDAVARSRDLHARFVEPPTTSATYRLNIARQHEPRYELRLVVDRESGQLAGVVNANEIVRGAAQSAFLGYYVFAPFAGTGRMEAGLRAMLREAFGRLGLHRLEANIQPDNARSIALVERLGFRLEGLSPGYLRIRGHWRDHERWAMTREEFRAD, from the coding sequence GTGAGTCGAGTGAGCCGCTCCGGGCGGGCGCTGCCGGAGGTGGACCTCGTCGTGCCTTCGCTTCGTCACGAGGAAGCGTTTCTCGACGCGGTCGCGCGCAGCCGCGACCTGCACGCGCGCTTCGTCGAGCCGCCGACCACGAGCGCCACGTATCGCCTCAACATCGCGCGCCAGCACGAGCCGCGATACGAGCTCCGTCTCGTCGTCGACCGCGAGAGCGGTCAGCTCGCGGGCGTCGTCAACGCGAACGAGATCGTCCGCGGGGCCGCGCAGTCGGCCTTCCTCGGGTACTACGTCTTCGCGCCCTTCGCCGGGACGGGCAGGATGGAAGCGGGGCTGCGCGCGATGCTCCGCGAAGCGTTCGGTCGGCTCGGTCTCCATCGCCTCGAGGCCAACATCCAGCCGGACAACGCGCGTTCGATCGCGCTCGTCGAGCGGCTCGGCTTCCGACTCGAGGGACTCTCGCCGGGCTATCTCAGGATCCGCGGTCACTGGCGCGATCACGAACGCTGGGCGATGACGCGCGAGGAGTTCCGAGCCGACTGA
- a CDS encoding DUF5666 domain-containing protein codes for MTDRRRLLTLTIIALFASLSPLPSGATETCGGGRAGHPIHVLEPGDDDSGIGGTGFGPDDSGLRGTTFSPDDSGLGGTGFGPDESSPARGDRMQRTSGGDDDDSGIGGTGRGPVSDGDGPDDAGPAPRGLGLFGRAEPVGRGSADPEGGGRGRRARVCVSGVEVVIPESLALESSSGADGQGVPRSLASGQLVLVEAVRTADGVVARRIVVARDGAGRIERRDEDGTLVVDGRRLRLRESTTRSPSLDDAELAPGRWIAFQAQLGPDGELVATRIAPGRAGETRAPDTAFEATLAARLLEARREGRIDYASVEGFVGGREARPRIGRLELAVPEDTPDAIRRAIRPGARLRVGGRIESDGVLRVMPTRPAPSRPGPMGTRPTDQPPRPDAIPERPKRRPRDEVGPPPRPMRPKAARDLQRPAVRPRAPALDRRLAR; via the coding sequence ATGACTGATCGCCGTCGGCTCCTCACCCTCACGATCATCGCGCTCTTCGCGTCGCTGTCGCCGCTTCCGAGCGGCGCGACCGAGACCTGCGGCGGCGGGCGAGCCGGCCACCCGATCCACGTCCTCGAGCCGGGCGACGACGACAGCGGCATCGGGGGGACCGGCTTCGGTCCCGACGACAGCGGTCTCCGCGGAACCACCTTCAGTCCCGACGACAGCGGTCTCGGCGGGACCGGCTTCGGTCCCGATGAATCGAGCCCTGCACGCGGCGACCGCATGCAGCGTACGTCCGGCGGAGACGACGATGACAGCGGCATCGGCGGCACCGGACGGGGGCCCGTCTCGGATGGCGATGGCCCCGACGACGCCGGTCCGGCCCCGCGCGGTCTCGGCCTCTTCGGCCGCGCCGAACCGGTCGGGCGCGGTTCCGCGGATCCCGAAGGCGGTGGTCGAGGGCGACGCGCGCGGGTCTGCGTGAGTGGCGTCGAAGTCGTGATCCCCGAGAGCCTGGCGCTCGAGTCGTCGTCCGGCGCCGATGGCCAAGGCGTCCCGCGAAGCCTGGCGTCCGGGCAGCTCGTGCTGGTCGAAGCCGTCCGGACCGCGGACGGCGTCGTCGCCCGGCGCATCGTGGTCGCGCGCGACGGCGCCGGGCGGATCGAGCGGCGTGACGAAGACGGAACGCTCGTCGTCGACGGCAGGCGACTGCGACTGCGCGAGAGCACCACCCGCTCCCCGTCCCTGGACGACGCCGAGCTCGCGCCGGGCAGATGGATCGCCTTCCAGGCCCAGCTCGGCCCCGACGGCGAGCTGGTCGCGACGCGGATCGCGCCCGGACGCGCGGGAGAAACGCGTGCTCCCGACACCGCCTTCGAGGCGACGCTGGCCGCGCGGCTCCTGGAAGCGCGCCGCGAGGGCCGCATCGACTACGCCTCCGTCGAGGGCTTCGTCGGCGGGCGCGAGGCCCGCCCCCGGATCGGCCGCCTCGAGCTCGCCGTACCCGAGGACACGCCGGACGCGATTCGCCGCGCGATCCGGCCCGGCGCACGGCTCCGGGTGGGAGGACGGATCGAGAGCGACGGCGTCCTGCGAGTGATGCCGACCCGACCCGCGCCGTCGCGGCCCGGTCCCATGGGCACGCGGCCCACGGACCAGCCGCCCCGACCGGATGCGATCCCGGAGCGTCCCAAACGACGTCCGCGCGACGAGGTCGGCCCGCCGCCGCGACCGATGCGACCGAAGGCGGCGCGGGATCTCCAACGGCCGGCGGTCCGGCCGCGAGCGCCGGCGCTCGACCGGCGCCTCGCGCGATAG
- a CDS encoding peptidylprolyl isomerase: MTTATINTNKGAIKLELFTDAAPETTGNFIKLAGEGFYNGLTFHRVIADFMIQGGCPLGTGTGDAGYKFDDEAGALAGKHDGPGILSMANAGPNTNGSQFFITHVETPWLDGKHGVFGKVLEGQDIVDSIAQGDVMETVVISD, translated from the coding sequence ATGACCACCGCGACGATCAACACGAACAAGGGCGCGATCAAGCTCGAGCTCTTCACCGATGCCGCCCCCGAGACCACGGGCAACTTCATCAAGCTCGCGGGCGAAGGCTTCTACAACGGCCTGACCTTCCACCGCGTGATCGCCGACTTCATGATCCAGGGCGGCTGCCCCCTCGGCACGGGGACGGGCGACGCCGGCTACAAGTTCGACGACGAGGCCGGCGCCCTCGCCGGCAAGCACGACGGCCCGGGCATCCTCTCGATGGCCAACGCCGGCCCGAACACGAACGGCTCCCAGTTCTTCATCACCCACGTCGAGACCCCGTGGCTCGACGGCAAGCACGGCGTCTTCGGCAAGGTCCTCGAAGGCCAGGACATCGTCGATTCGATCGCCCAGGGCGACGTGATGGAGACCGTCGTTATTTCGGACTGA
- a CDS encoding biopolymer transporter ExbD, translating to MRRRRSSGLSEEADVDLTPMLDVVFIMLIFFIVTASFIKEVGLDLNRPEGGESTKVVTDNENILIQITNDGLIFVDRRSVDVRAIRANIERLRAERPNGQVIVAPGEASQNGLLVQVMDQARLAGAEEISLAAEVN from the coding sequence ATGAGACGCCGAAGATCCTCCGGCTTGAGTGAAGAGGCCGACGTCGACCTGACGCCCATGCTCGACGTCGTGTTCATCATGCTGATCTTCTTCATCGTGACGGCCTCGTTCATCAAGGAAGTCGGCCTCGACCTCAACCGTCCCGAGGGCGGTGAGTCGACCAAGGTCGTGACGGACAACGAGAACATCCTGATCCAGATCACCAACGATGGATTGATCTTCGTCGACCGCCGCAGCGTCGATGTCCGCGCCATCCGCGCGAACATCGAGCGCCTTCGAGCCGAGCGGCCGAACGGCCAGGTGATCGTCGCGCCCGGCGAGGCCTCCCAGAACGGGTTGCTGGTTCAGGTGATGGACCAGGCGAGACTCGCCGGCGCCGAGGAGATCTCCCTGGCAGCGGAGGTGAACTGA
- a CDS encoding MotA/TolQ/ExbB proton channel family protein, with the protein MSRSIIVRKKVQNMKKWVVAGALVALLPIAAGAQETEPGAMVIDVPQSTSVDDLLEKVRKGFDVQKREDAERVRIFETRREEQDQLLADAKAREAREEARSQALEKEYQEKEVKIAELEAALEQRMGNLGELFGVTRQISGDSRGLMEASITSSQFDNERIAFLESLGASKELPSIDELKRLWYEMQREMTEQGKVVTYTTEVYTPGGIEQREVTRAGVFSVISGGEYLLWDPNKGQLQELAKQPPARFVDTVGEYEGGEGLTGLAVDPSSGSLLAVLIESRGLVERLQAQEGGAVGNVIMGLGGIAFLLGVFKMAWLFIVGRKVASQKKSTTPDTSNPLGRVLAVAQDNPDADREQLELMLDEVVLRESGKLESLVWLVRIVSVVAPLLGLLGTVTGMIRTFQSITLFGAGDPRMMAGGISEALMTTMLGLVAAIPLVLLHAALANNTKKIVDTLDEQSAGLIAQQE; encoded by the coding sequence ATGTCGCGCTCGATCATCGTTCGAAAGAAGGTTCAGAACATGAAGAAGTGGGTCGTCGCGGGCGCGCTCGTGGCGCTCCTTCCGATCGCCGCTGGAGCGCAGGAGACCGAGCCCGGCGCGATGGTCATCGACGTGCCCCAGTCGACCTCCGTCGACGACCTGCTCGAGAAGGTCCGCAAGGGCTTCGATGTCCAGAAGCGCGAAGACGCCGAACGCGTGCGGATCTTCGAGACCCGCCGCGAAGAGCAGGACCAGCTCCTGGCCGACGCGAAGGCGCGCGAGGCGCGCGAAGAGGCGCGCTCCCAGGCCCTCGAGAAGGAATACCAGGAGAAGGAGGTCAAGATCGCGGAGCTCGAGGCGGCCCTCGAACAGCGCATGGGCAACCTCGGTGAGCTCTTCGGTGTGACCCGGCAGATCTCGGGGGACTCGCGCGGTCTCATGGAGGCCTCGATCACGAGCTCCCAGTTCGACAACGAGCGCATCGCCTTCCTCGAGAGCCTCGGCGCGAGCAAGGAGCTGCCGTCGATCGACGAGCTGAAGCGCCTCTGGTACGAGATGCAGCGTGAGATGACCGAGCAGGGCAAGGTCGTGACCTACACGACCGAGGTCTACACCCCGGGCGGCATCGAGCAGCGCGAGGTCACTCGCGCCGGCGTCTTCTCCGTCATCTCGGGCGGCGAATACCTGCTCTGGGACCCGAACAAGGGTCAGCTCCAGGAGCTCGCGAAGCAGCCCCCGGCGCGCTTCGTCGACACCGTCGGCGAGTACGAGGGCGGCGAAGGTCTGACCGGTCTCGCCGTCGATCCCTCGAGTGGTTCGCTCCTGGCGGTCCTCATCGAGAGCCGCGGCCTGGTCGAGCGACTGCAGGCCCAGGAAGGTGGCGCCGTCGGCAACGTGATCATGGGCCTCGGCGGGATCGCGTTCCTCCTCGGCGTCTTCAAGATGGCCTGGCTCTTCATCGTCGGCCGGAAGGTCGCCTCCCAGAAGAAGTCGACCACGCCGGACACCAGCAACCCGCTCGGTCGCGTCCTCGCCGTCGCGCAGGACAACCCGGATGCGGACCGCGAACAGCTCGAGCTCATGCTCGACGAGGTCGTGCTCCGCGAGTCGGGCAAGCTCGAGAGCCTCGTCTGGCTCGTTCGCATCGTCTCGGTCGTCGCGCCGCTGCTCGGTCTGCTCGGAACGGTCACCGGTATGATCCGGACCTTCCAGTCGATCACGCTCTTCGGTGCCGGTGACCCCCGCATGATGGCCGGTGGTATTTCCGAGGCGCTCATGACCACGATGCTCGGTCTGGTCGCCGCGATTCCGCTGGTCCTCCTGCACGCTGCGCTCGCCAACAACACGAAGAAGATCGTCGACACCCTCGACGAACAGAGTGCGGGCCTGATCGCGCAGCAAGAGTAG
- the tkt gene encoding transketolase, with protein sequence MTSTALPAAGTDDPQLLEQIENTIRFLAVDAVERAGIGHVGAAMALAASAFELWDNHLRFDPQDPAWPLRDRFVLSNGHASMLQYALLHLFGYDLSLDDIAKFRQLGSRTPGHPEYGETAGVELTTGPLGQGFAHGVGMALAARMTGSQFGGEGDGADRPGQHFVYGFVGDGCLMEGVASEAASFAGAHALGNLIYVYDDNAITIDGGTDITFSESVPARFASYGWHVVDSVDGQDRAGFAQALEAARAETDRPTLIVLKTLIGRGAPNFEGRNKAHGGPLGEDETKLAKEGLGWPTEGDLLVPDAVRAYCDERAKAKRAAREASDVNLAAWREANADAAARWDTARERSLPADLVEKLVDGLDGAKNATRKHSQTVLERLADLVPYMTGGSADLAGSAAPPIVKSAGIVGPAAGEGVDPFAGRNIHFGVREHAMGAIANGIGLDGTFLPYCGTFMIFSDYMRPSIRLAALQKSPTLFVFTHDSIFVGEDGPTHQPVEQVDSLRVMPDLTVFRPADGVETAMAYAYYLKSVAGEGPGKPGPILLSLTRQGLPGLERPAGFVPEDVWKGAYVVSEPAEKAGVVLLATGSEVSLAVEAAGELAGSGIHARVVSMPSVELFLEQSDADQDAVLPDDGTPIVAIEAGRGETLRRFVGRRGLVIGMESFGASAPYGDLAEHFGFTAKNVAERVKAAV encoded by the coding sequence ATGACCTCCACCGCACTGCCGGCGGCTGGGACCGACGATCCCCAGCTGCTCGAACAGATCGAGAACACCATCCGATTCCTCGCCGTCGATGCCGTCGAACGCGCCGGAATCGGCCACGTCGGCGCCGCGATGGCCCTCGCGGCCTCCGCCTTCGAGCTCTGGGACAACCATCTCCGCTTCGACCCCCAGGATCCCGCCTGGCCGCTGCGCGACCGCTTCGTGCTGTCGAACGGGCACGCGTCGATGCTCCAGTACGCGCTGCTCCACCTCTTCGGGTACGACCTCTCCCTCGACGACATCGCGAAGTTCCGCCAGCTCGGCTCGCGCACGCCCGGCCACCCGGAGTACGGCGAGACCGCCGGTGTCGAGCTGACGACCGGGCCGCTCGGTCAGGGCTTCGCGCATGGGGTCGGCATGGCGCTCGCGGCCAGGATGACGGGCTCGCAGTTCGGCGGAGAAGGCGACGGGGCCGATCGGCCGGGACAGCACTTCGTCTACGGCTTCGTCGGGGACGGCTGCCTGATGGAAGGGGTTGCGTCCGAGGCGGCCTCCTTCGCCGGGGCGCACGCGCTCGGCAATCTGATCTACGTCTACGACGACAACGCGATCACGATCGATGGGGGAACCGACATCACGTTCTCCGAGAGCGTCCCCGCGCGTTTCGCCTCCTACGGCTGGCACGTGGTCGACTCGGTCGACGGGCAGGATCGCGCTGGATTCGCGCAGGCCCTCGAGGCCGCGCGTGCCGAGACCGACCGCCCGACGCTGATCGTGCTCAAGACCCTGATCGGTCGCGGCGCGCCCAACTTCGAGGGGCGCAACAAGGCCCACGGCGGCCCGCTCGGCGAGGACGAGACGAAGCTCGCGAAGGAAGGCCTCGGATGGCCGACCGAAGGCGACCTCCTGGTGCCCGATGCGGTGCGTGCCTACTGCGACGAACGGGCGAAGGCGAAGCGCGCCGCGCGCGAGGCCAGCGATGTGAATCTCGCCGCCTGGCGCGAGGCGAACGCCGACGCGGCCGCGCGCTGGGACACGGCGCGCGAGCGATCGCTGCCCGCGGATCTCGTCGAGAAGCTCGTCGATGGACTCGACGGGGCCAAGAACGCGACGCGGAAGCACTCGCAGACGGTGCTCGAGCGGCTCGCGGACCTCGTGCCGTACATGACGGGCGGCTCCGCGGATCTGGCGGGCTCGGCGGCACCGCCGATCGTGAAGAGCGCCGGGATCGTCGGTCCCGCGGCGGGGGAGGGCGTCGACCCCTTCGCCGGGCGGAACATCCACTTCGGTGTGCGCGAGCACGCGATGGGCGCGATCGCGAACGGGATCGGTCTCGACGGGACCTTCCTGCCCTACTGCGGCACGTTCATGATCTTCAGCGACTACATGCGCCCGTCGATCCGGCTGGCCGCGCTCCAGAAGTCGCCGACCCTCTTCGTCTTCACCCACGATTCGATCTTCGTGGGCGAGGACGGCCCGACCCATCAACCGGTCGAGCAGGTCGATTCGCTCCGCGTGATGCCCGACCTCACGGTCTTCCGTCCGGCGGACGGCGTCGAGACCGCGATGGCGTACGCGTACTACCTGAAGTCGGTCGCGGGCGAGGGCCCCGGCAAGCCCGGTCCGATCCTGCTCTCGCTCACGCGTCAGGGCCTGCCCGGACTCGAGCGTCCGGCGGGCTTCGTCCCCGAGGACGTCTGGAAGGGCGCCTACGTGGTGAGCGAGCCGGCCGAAAAGGCGGGCGTCGTGCTGCTGGCGACCGGCAGCGAGGTCTCCCTCGCCGTCGAAGCCGCCGGGGAGCTCGCGGGTTCGGGCATCCACGCCCGGGTCGTCTCGATGCCTTCGGTCGAGCTCTTCCTCGAGCAGAGCGACGCCGACCAGGACGCCGTCCTTCCCGACGACGGCACGCCGATCGTCGCCATCGAAGCGGGCCGCGGAGAGACGCTGCGCCGCTTCGTCGGCCGCCGCGGCCTCGTGATCGGCATGGAGAGCTTCGGGGCCAGCGCGCCCTATGGCGACCTCGCCGAACACTTCGGCTTCACCGCGAAGAACGTCGCGGAGCGGGTGAAGGCCGCCGTCTGA
- a CDS encoding GreA/GreB family elongation factor translates to MDIKRYFVDQLKGVYQERIANAGQAESSSADAAEHIRGESSRREDAKAAAMEGRLASGHRRRRKQAVTEMETLLDFAEKGIKRYRPTDRVGLGAMVDVRIEDDEGEEERTLIVLPVGAGEALTGPGGDGWVQVVTPKSPVGKALVGAREGDSFEIVVDGRDREWTVVDLG, encoded by the coding sequence ATGGACATCAAGCGCTACTTCGTCGATCAACTGAAGGGCGTGTACCAGGAGCGGATCGCGAACGCCGGCCAGGCCGAGTCGAGCTCCGCGGACGCCGCGGAGCACATCCGCGGCGAGTCGTCCCGGCGCGAGGACGCCAAGGCCGCCGCGATGGAGGGGCGGCTCGCGTCGGGCCATCGACGCCGGCGGAAACAGGCGGTCACCGAGATGGAGACCCTGCTCGACTTCGCCGAGAAGGGGATCAAGCGCTATCGGCCGACCGATCGCGTCGGCCTCGGCGCGATGGTCGACGTCCGGATCGAGGACGACGAGGGGGAGGAGGAGCGCACCCTGATCGTGCTTCCGGTCGGGGCGGGGGAGGCGCTGACCGGGCCGGGCGGCGATGGCTGGGTCCAGGTCGTCACGCCGAAATCCCCTGTGGGGAAAGCGCTCGTGGGGGCTCGGGAAGGGGACTCCTTCGAGATCGTGGTCGACGGCCGCGATCGAGAGTGGACGGTCGTCGACCTCGGCTGA